One window of Caldisericum exile AZM16c01 genomic DNA carries:
- a CDS encoding ABC transporter ATP-binding protein — MAIAISLRDIVKVYPNGVVANKKVNLDIESKTIHAIVGENGAGKSTLMKIIFGMEEPEEGKIYVKGKMVHFKTPMDAIKQGIGMVHQHLMLAEDLTVVENLTLGIEPRKFMIFLDKKEMRNLVQSYIEKYKIEVPLDKKVKELPIGVKQRVEILKALLRNVDILILDEPTAVLTPQETDVLFKSLKELKEQGQTIIFISHKLKEVKEIADKVTVMRDGKVIATDDASHLSEHDIARLMVGREVSFERIEESKHIGNIALKVENLNYINREKIHVLKNINFEVRSGEIVGIAGVEGNGQTELVEILTGLRKATSSAVYVLGQNIVDRSVREIREIGVAHIPEDRMKNGVAEKAKIKENLISDRYYKGNFSKRGILNYQFIDNYANELVKQFNILTPSIDSTVNALSGGNIQKVVVARELSSNPKVIIASQPVRGIDVGSEELVHNFIKNARDSGCAVLLVSADLDEILKLSSRILVIYNGEIVKSFDKVVGLNGVDLGPYMLGLKKGE, encoded by the coding sequence ATGGCAATTGCAATATCCTTGAGAGACATAGTAAAGGTTTATCCAAATGGAGTTGTAGCAAATAAGAAAGTTAATCTTGATATAGAAAGTAAAACAATCCATGCAATCGTAGGGGAAAATGGTGCAGGAAAATCAACTCTAATGAAGATCATCTTTGGCATGGAAGAGCCCGAAGAAGGAAAAATTTATGTAAAAGGAAAAATGGTCCATTTCAAAACACCAATGGATGCAATCAAGCAAGGTATTGGAATGGTGCATCAACACCTCATGCTTGCAGAGGACTTAACTGTTGTAGAAAACCTCACATTGGGAATCGAACCAAGGAAATTTATGATATTTCTTGATAAAAAAGAGATGCGTAATCTCGTACAAAGCTATATAGAAAAATATAAAATAGAAGTTCCATTGGACAAAAAGGTAAAAGAACTTCCTATAGGAGTGAAGCAGAGAGTTGAAATTCTTAAGGCACTTTTAAGGAATGTAGACATTCTCATCTTAGATGAACCAACAGCAGTTCTCACTCCTCAGGAAACAGATGTATTATTCAAATCACTGAAAGAACTAAAGGAGCAAGGGCAAACAATCATTTTTATCTCTCACAAACTTAAAGAAGTAAAGGAAATTGCAGATAAAGTAACCGTAATGCGTGATGGCAAAGTAATTGCAACTGACGATGCATCGCATCTATCTGAACACGACATTGCAAGACTAATGGTAGGACGAGAGGTTTCATTTGAAAGAATAGAGGAAAGCAAACATATTGGAAACATTGCCCTAAAAGTTGAAAATCTAAATTACATAAATAGAGAGAAAATTCATGTTTTAAAAAATATCAATTTTGAGGTAAGGTCGGGGGAAATTGTTGGGATTGCAGGTGTTGAAGGAAATGGGCAAACCGAACTTGTTGAAATCCTTACAGGTCTTAGAAAGGCAACAAGCAGTGCAGTTTATGTGCTTGGACAAAATATAGTTGATCGGTCTGTTCGAGAAATCCGTGAAATAGGCGTTGCACATATACCAGAAGACAGAATGAAAAACGGTGTTGCAGAAAAAGCAAAGATAAAGGAAAACCTCATCTCTGATAGGTACTATAAGGGTAATTTCTCTAAAAGAGGTATACTAAATTATCAATTTATTGATAACTACGCAAACGAACTTGTGAAACAATTCAATATCCTTACCCCATCAATTGACTCAACAGTAAATGCACTTTCTGGTGGTAATATACAAAAAGTAGTTGTCGCAAGAGAATTATCAAGCAATCCAAAAGTTATCATCGCTTCACAACCTGTAAGAGGTATCGATGTTGGAAGTGAAGAGTTAGTACATAATTTCATCAAAAATGCAAGAGATTCAGGGTGTGCAGTTTTGCTTGTTTCTGCAGACCTTGATGAGATACTGAAACTTTCCTCACGAATACTTGTGATCTATAATGGTGAAATCGTAAAGTCCTTTGACAAAGTTGTGGGGCTTAACGGTGTTGACTTAGGCCCATATATGCTTGGCTTGAAGAAAGGTGAGTGA
- a CDS encoding ABC transporter permease yields the protein MEKFILKYFNLLRTIIAILIGFVISISIILLVSKNSIASLGYLFLGPFGSISRIGNIIELATPIIFCGIAIAIPFQAQQFNVGAEGTFFISAALGTAFALIIQKLNLPGFVYIIVVLTFAGLMGALWGFIPGYLKAKFRANMVVLTLMLNYIAYFISIYLINYHFRDKSAGYLTSYRLPDTVYLKQFIPNTRIHIGFLIAIASVFIAYYFLYHTTLGYEIRMVGFNFHFAKYSGINVFKVIVLSSIIGGIFAGIGGMSEVMGIHRRFLWQSLPGYGWDGVVVSIIGRNNPILIMFAAFFLAYLRIGGQVLNLLSDVPYELISVIEAIIILLITAEAFLENVKYRITVQVAEKEVLENESPS from the coding sequence ATGGAAAAATTCATTCTTAAATATTTTAACCTCTTAAGGACAATTATTGCAATTCTTATTGGTTTTGTTATTAGCATCTCTATAATTCTTCTTGTTTCGAAAAATTCTATCGCTTCTTTAGGATACCTTTTCCTTGGGCCGTTTGGTTCTATAAGCAGAATTGGAAACATTATCGAACTTGCTACACCTATTATCTTTTGCGGTATCGCAATTGCAATACCGTTCCAAGCACAACAATTTAACGTAGGTGCAGAAGGCACATTTTTTATAAGTGCAGCACTTGGCACAGCCTTCGCCTTAATTATACAGAAACTTAATCTTCCTGGATTTGTTTACATCATTGTAGTTCTTACATTTGCAGGCCTTATGGGTGCTTTGTGGGGATTTATTCCTGGGTATCTTAAAGCAAAATTTAGAGCAAACATGGTTGTCCTTACGCTTATGCTTAACTATATCGCCTACTTTATTTCCATATATCTTATCAATTACCACTTTAGAGATAAATCTGCAGGATACCTTACATCTTACAGACTTCCCGATACCGTATATTTGAAGCAGTTCATTCCCAATACAAGAATACACATAGGCTTCTTAATTGCTATTGCATCGGTTTTTATTGCTTACTATTTCCTGTACCATACGACACTTGGCTATGAAATTAGAATGGTTGGATTCAACTTTCATTTTGCAAAGTATAGCGGTATAAATGTATTCAAAGTTATAGTATTGTCATCGATAATTGGTGGCATTTTTGCAGGCATTGGCGGAATGTCAGAGGTAATGGGAATTCACAGGCGATTCCTGTGGCAATCGCTTCCAGGATATGGTTGGGATGGAGTGGTTGTTTCAATTATTGGACGAAATAATCCAATACTCATAATGTTTGCGGCATTTTTCCTTGCTTATTTAAGAATTGGGGGACAGGTTTTAAACCTTCTTTCAGATGTTCCCTATGAGTTAATAAGTGTAATTGAAGCAATCATTATCCTTCTTATTACAGCAGAGGCATTCCTTGAAAACGTTAAATACAGAATTACCGTTCAAGTTGCAGAAAAGGAGGTGCTCGAAAATGAATCCCCTTCTTAA